In Rhodopirellula islandica, a single window of DNA contains:
- the rpsO gene encoding 30S ribosomal protein S15 gives MTISKERKEEVISEHGAAAGDTGSPEVQIAILTERINGLTEHMRTHRKDYASRRGLLGLVSRRRRLLDYVRGQDPQRYLDIIGKLGIRK, from the coding sequence ATGACGATTTCGAAAGAACGGAAAGAAGAAGTAATCAGCGAGCACGGCGCCGCGGCTGGAGACACTGGTTCTCCTGAAGTGCAGATCGCGATTTTGACGGAACGAATCAACGGATTGACCGAACACATGCGAACTCACCGCAAGGATTATGCCTCGCGTCGTGGTTTGCTTGGTTTGGTGAGCCGACGTCGCCGTCTGTTGGATTACGTTCGTGGGCAAGACCCTCAACGTTACTTGGATATCATCGGAAAACTTGGTATCCGCAAATAA
- a CDS encoding PVC-type heme-binding CxxCH protein has protein sequence MSPCRRRRIERSTPVREWRKFRAAVWGMIVWGVLLSGFLTGMHPAIGDELDPVSTPLQAVPVGAIEPATRAEVYGEGVRSTEHRTPQEELAGFHLPPGFEIRLFASEPQIAKPLNMAFGSDGRLWVTDSVAYPYPVATNEKGPDSVKILADTDADGTADSITTFADGLNIPMGILPYGEGCLCFSIPNLWYLRDTDGDGKCDEREVILGPFDTSRDTHGMINSLRDGGDGWIYACHGFNNQSRVAGADGHVVTMHSGNTFRFRPDGSRVELHTRGQVNPFGMTRDEWGNWYSADCHSKPISQLVAGACYPSFGRPDDGLGFLPPMMDHLHGSTAISGLQYFPPDSPIVPLRGRFLSGNVMTSRLNWNEREFVGATAKGRALPDFLTSDDPWFRPVDIQVDEENNIHVADFYNKIIGHYEVPLEHPGRDRTSGRIWQIRYTGQRTKGHDLFSDEQQLVSQIRMSLEPNRKRLSLEEVRGYLTHSNAHVVRMAAECIGRRGDASDVVRLIEALAGVHQADSVGRQTIRIAVRDLLQRTPEDDSFWKAVPDAETASVMLGIKRSQVVEPILAYLQVASQEADKQAAKEALLSHAVSLAEPTQMEACVELARHVAGDNTDRAFEWLRLIHDAGGFQSENVPPSIRTWALGLVESEWNDLTATGDVSVAWFGTDEQSWSPESRLISVASSNAERDEFAELMSSFPLGESYTGTFASDWFAAPEQIEFWLAGHNAPPGQPNPGQNLVRLRSAKTGEVLKQVLPPRSDVARRVVWDTRELAERTIRIEVVDGDSGTAYAWLATGGFSPERIGPSESATKWMRILGWVERLKLSELKGDLKQVLLDRRHGVLTRLRVANTLAKLNGEAGVGTLAEFVATELVQVELAESLVETVLSKQWDATESLGKLGPHLNASQQRQLVLDWIGNGGEMDPLFSAMESGAFAAVVLVDPDVQQAIGPRLNESLQGKLEELTEGIVFDAGRTEKLNVLLASVRELEGDVARGKAVFTKQCQTCHQLHGEGMLVGPQLDGAITRSVERLMEDVVLPDRNIDQAFRTQSLLLDDGRVLVGLVASEDDEVIRLTTSDGKTQEVPVDRVEIQQVSQRSLMPNNFLELMTERELVDLMAYLKSSPGH, from the coding sequence ATGAGCCCTTGTCGTCGCCGAAGAATCGAGCGTTCCACCCCAGTTCGAGAGTGGAGGAAGTTCCGAGCGGCCGTGTGGGGCATGATCGTTTGGGGCGTGTTGCTGAGTGGTTTTTTGACGGGGATGCACCCTGCCATCGGAGATGAGTTGGATCCGGTCTCGACTCCCCTGCAGGCTGTCCCGGTGGGCGCCATTGAGCCAGCGACTCGGGCGGAGGTGTACGGCGAAGGGGTGAGGTCGACGGAGCATCGCACACCACAAGAGGAGTTGGCGGGGTTTCATTTGCCGCCTGGTTTTGAGATTCGGCTGTTTGCGTCGGAGCCCCAGATCGCCAAACCACTGAACATGGCGTTTGGCTCCGACGGACGTCTGTGGGTGACAGACAGCGTCGCGTATCCCTACCCAGTCGCAACGAACGAGAAAGGTCCTGACTCAGTCAAAATCCTGGCAGACACCGACGCCGATGGAACCGCCGATTCGATCACGACCTTTGCCGATGGGTTGAATATTCCGATGGGGATCTTGCCGTACGGGGAGGGGTGTTTGTGCTTTAGCATTCCGAACCTCTGGTACCTCCGTGACACCGATGGTGACGGGAAGTGCGATGAACGAGAAGTCATTCTGGGGCCGTTTGATACATCACGCGACACGCACGGAATGATCAATTCTTTGCGGGATGGTGGTGATGGATGGATTTATGCCTGCCATGGTTTCAACAATCAAAGCCGTGTCGCGGGTGCAGACGGGCACGTTGTCACGATGCACTCGGGGAACACCTTTCGATTTCGCCCCGATGGAAGTCGGGTGGAATTGCACACGCGGGGTCAGGTCAATCCGTTTGGGATGACTCGCGATGAATGGGGCAATTGGTATTCGGCAGATTGTCATAGCAAACCCATCAGTCAATTGGTCGCCGGCGCTTGCTACCCGAGCTTTGGGAGGCCGGACGATGGGCTTGGGTTCTTGCCGCCAATGATGGATCACTTGCATGGCAGCACCGCGATTTCAGGTCTTCAGTACTTTCCGCCGGATTCGCCGATCGTACCTCTTCGAGGTCGCTTCCTGAGCGGCAACGTGATGACCTCACGACTGAATTGGAACGAACGCGAGTTCGTGGGTGCGACCGCGAAAGGCCGGGCTCTGCCCGATTTTTTAACCAGCGATGATCCTTGGTTTCGACCGGTGGACATTCAAGTCGACGAGGAAAACAACATTCACGTGGCTGATTTTTACAACAAGATCATCGGGCACTACGAGGTGCCGCTGGAGCATCCAGGACGTGATCGAACCAGCGGGCGGATCTGGCAAATTCGCTACACGGGCCAACGAACCAAGGGGCATGACTTGTTCAGTGATGAGCAGCAGCTGGTCTCGCAAATCCGGATGAGTTTGGAGCCCAATCGCAAGCGTCTATCGTTGGAAGAAGTCCGTGGGTACCTGACCCACAGCAATGCACACGTCGTGCGGATGGCAGCGGAGTGCATCGGCCGGCGGGGGGACGCTTCGGACGTGGTGCGTTTGATCGAAGCCTTGGCGGGAGTCCATCAAGCGGATTCTGTTGGACGGCAAACGATTCGCATTGCCGTTCGAGATTTGTTGCAGCGAACGCCCGAGGACGATTCGTTTTGGAAAGCAGTGCCCGATGCCGAAACCGCTTCGGTCATGCTGGGGATCAAGCGAAGCCAAGTGGTGGAGCCGATTTTGGCCTATCTGCAGGTGGCATCGCAGGAGGCTGACAAGCAGGCAGCCAAGGAAGCCCTGTTGAGTCATGCTGTGTCGTTGGCCGAGCCAACCCAGATGGAAGCATGTGTGGAATTGGCGAGGCACGTCGCCGGTGACAACACGGACCGGGCGTTTGAGTGGTTGCGGCTGATTCATGACGCAGGAGGATTTCAATCGGAGAACGTCCCGCCTTCCATTCGAACCTGGGCGTTGGGGTTGGTCGAGTCCGAGTGGAATGATTTGACGGCAACCGGCGACGTTTCTGTGGCTTGGTTTGGGACTGACGAACAGAGCTGGTCTCCTGAGTCGCGTTTGATTTCCGTGGCAAGTTCGAACGCGGAGCGTGATGAGTTTGCGGAGTTGATGAGCAGCTTTCCGCTTGGGGAGTCCTACACCGGAACTTTCGCAAGCGATTGGTTTGCAGCGCCGGAGCAGATTGAATTCTGGTTGGCGGGCCACAACGCTCCTCCAGGCCAGCCCAACCCTGGGCAGAACTTGGTTCGGCTTCGTTCCGCCAAGACCGGTGAAGTGTTGAAGCAGGTTTTACCACCTCGGTCGGACGTTGCTCGGCGAGTCGTTTGGGACACCCGCGAGTTGGCAGAGCGAACGATTCGCATCGAAGTGGTCGACGGTGACTCGGGGACCGCTTATGCCTGGTTGGCGACTGGAGGATTCAGTCCCGAGCGGATTGGTCCTTCGGAGTCAGCCACCAAGTGGATGCGAATTCTCGGGTGGGTGGAGCGTCTGAAACTGAGCGAACTCAAGGGGGACCTGAAGCAAGTCTTGTTGGACAGACGCCACGGTGTGCTGACGAGATTGCGAGTCGCCAACACGCTCGCGAAATTGAACGGGGAGGCTGGTGTTGGAACACTGGCTGAATTTGTGGCGACCGAGTTGGTGCAGGTGGAGTTGGCCGAGTCGCTGGTGGAGACCGTTTTGAGCAAGCAATGGGATGCGACGGAATCGCTGGGAAAGTTAGGGCCGCATCTGAACGCATCGCAGCAACGCCAGTTGGTTCTGGATTGGATTGGAAACGGTGGCGAGATGGATCCACTGTTTTCCGCCATGGAATCGGGGGCCTTCGCCGCAGTCGTCTTGGTCGATCCGGATGTTCAGCAAGCGATTGGGCCGCGGTTGAATGAAAGCTTGCAAGGCAAGCTGGAAGAGCTGACGGAAGGGATCGTGTTTGATGCAGGGAGAACGGAGAAGCTGAACGTGTTGCTGGCGTCCGTGCGCGAACTGGAAGGCGATGTGGCGAGAGGGAAAGCTGTGTTCACGAAGCAGTGCCAGACGTGTCATCAACTGCACGGCGAAGGGATGTTGGTCGGGCCTCAGTTGGACGGAGCGATCACGCGAAGTGTGGAGCGTTTGATGGAAGACGTGGTGCTTCCGGATCGGAACATTGATCAAGCGTTCCGAACGCAGAGTTTGTTGCTGGATGACGGCCGTGTGTTGGTCGGATTGGTGGCCAGTGAAGATGACGAGGTCATCCGGCTGACCACGTCGGATGGAAAGACTCAGGAGGTGCCGGTCGACCGTGTGGAGATCCAGCAGGTGTCGCAGCGATCGTTGATGCCCAACAACTTTTTAGAGCTGATGACTGAGCGTGAGTTGGTGGATTTGATGGCGTACTTGAAGTCATCGCCCGGGCATTGA
- the pnp gene encoding polyribonucleotide nucleotidyltransferase — MSVQKVRVERKIGDSVLSFETGHIAKQAAGSVLVQYGETVVLVAAASGTPRPGIDFFPLMCDYRERLAAAGKFPGGFLKREGRPSTKEILSSRLMDRPIRPLWPEGYKDEVQVQACVIASDLQNDGDVLAMIGGATALHISPLPFKGPLGSVRVGKVDGKLVAFPTADQLEQSELDMIVSGSRDMVAMIEGFANEMPEDEMMEAIGFAHDVIREVIDLQEELYQKVNPEKTPYQAPEDDGLLQRLTDTYYNDFKAAQQTSGKQARAEAVRTVRDRAMADVIPDPNASDAVCSNRFKSVWHDLEEKVVRDLILAGTRPDGRDHNSLRAIHCETDLLPRVHGSALFQRGETQALITIALGTSRDEQRVDGLQDEFSKKFMLDYNFPSYSVGECRPIRGPGRREIGHGCLAERSVSPVLPSADDFPYTIRVISDITESNGSSSMASVCGATLGLMASGVPISNPVAGISVGLVQDGPDNWCLITDILGTEDHFGDMDFKIAGTQNGITGIQLDLKVTGVTNDIIRATLKQSREARIEILKKMLTTIPRPRREISPTAPRLLRTKISPDKIGALIGPGGKNIRGIQESTGAVIEVDDEGTVLVASSNKESAQEAMRQVEACTATVQIGKIYDGTVSSIKEFGAFVEILPGRDGLVHISEMSGGYISSLDQVIAVGDAMKVLVIDVDEHDRVKLSRRKALEELGEEDPLATEGEGGGDGEGGGDGEDRPRRRRGSSSGSGGSGGGGGRGRGPRRSGGGRD, encoded by the coding sequence GTGAGTGTTCAAAAAGTTCGCGTGGAGCGAAAAATTGGTGATTCGGTACTGTCGTTCGAGACAGGGCACATCGCCAAACAAGCCGCCGGCAGTGTGCTGGTTCAATATGGCGAAACCGTTGTGCTGGTTGCAGCCGCATCGGGCACGCCGCGTCCGGGAATCGATTTCTTCCCTTTGATGTGTGACTACCGCGAGCGTTTGGCTGCGGCTGGTAAATTCCCGGGTGGCTTCCTGAAACGCGAAGGCCGTCCAAGCACCAAAGAGATCCTCAGCTCGCGTTTGATGGATCGCCCGATCCGCCCCCTGTGGCCCGAAGGCTACAAAGATGAAGTTCAAGTCCAAGCTTGCGTGATCGCCAGCGACTTGCAAAACGATGGCGACGTGTTGGCCATGATCGGTGGAGCCACCGCTCTGCACATCAGCCCCCTGCCATTCAAAGGCCCTCTGGGCAGCGTTCGTGTTGGCAAGGTCGACGGCAAATTGGTCGCCTTCCCAACCGCTGATCAACTCGAACAAAGCGAGTTGGACATGATCGTCAGCGGCAGCCGTGACATGGTTGCCATGATCGAAGGCTTCGCCAACGAAATGCCTGAAGACGAGATGATGGAAGCGATTGGATTCGCTCACGATGTCATCCGCGAAGTCATCGACCTGCAGGAAGAGCTGTACCAAAAGGTCAACCCAGAAAAGACTCCTTACCAAGCTCCCGAAGACGATGGGTTGCTCCAACGTCTGACCGACACCTACTACAACGACTTCAAAGCTGCCCAGCAAACATCGGGCAAGCAGGCTCGCGCCGAAGCCGTTCGTACCGTTCGTGATCGGGCCATGGCAGACGTCATTCCTGATCCCAACGCTTCGGACGCCGTTTGCAGCAACCGCTTCAAATCGGTCTGGCACGACCTCGAAGAAAAGGTCGTTCGTGACCTGATCCTCGCTGGCACCCGACCCGATGGTCGCGACCACAACTCGCTTCGCGCAATCCACTGCGAAACGGACTTGTTGCCACGCGTTCACGGTTCGGCTCTGTTCCAACGCGGCGAAACCCAAGCCCTGATCACGATCGCTTTGGGAACCAGCCGCGACGAACAACGCGTCGATGGTCTGCAAGATGAGTTCAGCAAGAAGTTCATGCTGGACTACAACTTCCCTTCGTACTCGGTTGGCGAATGCCGCCCAATCCGTGGTCCTGGACGTCGCGAAATCGGACACGGTTGCTTGGCTGAACGAAGCGTGTCTCCAGTGCTTCCTTCCGCCGATGACTTCCCCTACACGATTCGCGTGATCAGTGACATCACTGAATCCAACGGCAGCTCCTCGATGGCTTCCGTTTGCGGTGCGACCCTCGGCCTGATGGCTTCCGGTGTGCCAATCAGCAACCCTGTCGCTGGGATCTCAGTCGGCTTGGTCCAAGACGGCCCTGACAACTGGTGCTTGATCACCGACATCCTCGGAACCGAAGATCACTTCGGCGACATGGACTTCAAGATCGCTGGTACCCAAAACGGGATCACCGGCATTCAGTTGGACCTGAAAGTCACAGGAGTCACCAACGACATCATCCGCGCCACGCTGAAACAATCGCGTGAAGCTCGGATCGAAATCCTGAAGAAAATGTTGACGACCATTCCGCGTCCTCGTCGCGAAATCTCGCCAACCGCACCACGCTTGCTTCGCACCAAGATCTCGCCCGACAAGATCGGTGCTTTGATCGGCCCTGGCGGCAAAAACATCCGTGGAATCCAAGAGTCCACCGGTGCGGTCATCGAAGTCGATGATGAAGGCACCGTCTTGGTCGCCAGCAGCAACAAAGAATCGGCGCAAGAAGCCATGCGTCAAGTCGAAGCCTGCACGGCCACCGTTCAGATCGGCAAGATCTACGACGGAACCGTCAGCAGCATCAAAGAGTTCGGTGCGTTCGTTGAAATCCTTCCCGGTCGCGATGGACTTGTTCACATCAGCGAAATGAGTGGCGGATACATCAGCAGCCTGGATCAAGTGATCGCCGTCGGCGATGCCATGAAGGTCCTGGTCATCGATGTCGACGAGCACGATCGCGTGAAGCTCAGCCGTCGCAAAGCTCTCGAAGAGCTGGGCGAAGAAGATCCCTTGGCCACTGAAGGTGAAGGCGGCGGCGACGGAGAAGGTGGCGGCGACGGAGAAGATCGCCCACGTCGTCGACGCGGCAGCAGCAGTGGAAGTGGCGGAAGCGGTGGAGGCGGAGGTCGCGGACGCGGCCCACGTCGAAGCGGCGGCGGACGCGACTGA
- a CDS encoding ThuA domain-containing protein — translation MPKFILVALTALLSPLFAAGVSQGDEATQPSEKKPLQVLLVAGGCCHDYTTQTKILQEGIEERINAKVTVVLSDNTTTRARFDIYESDDWADGYDVVIHDECSADVTEKPYVGRILKQHLDGVPAVNLHCAMHSYRWDDFRKPVQDGADNAGWYEMLGLQSTGHGPRFPIDIKHLEQHPITAGMEDWTTIDEELYNNIRVFDGASALIQGVQETQPNKKQLKKNPNAKPQEATAVVAWTNEYGPNKTRIFSTSLGHQNETVADARYMDLVSRGVLWAAGQLEEDATASGK, via the coding sequence ATGCCAAAGTTCATCCTTGTCGCCTTGACCGCCCTTTTGTCGCCTCTGTTCGCAGCGGGCGTTTCTCAAGGAGACGAAGCCACTCAACCGTCCGAGAAGAAACCGCTTCAGGTGCTGCTCGTCGCGGGCGGTTGCTGTCACGACTACACCACCCAAACCAAGATCCTCCAAGAAGGCATTGAAGAGCGAATCAATGCCAAGGTGACGGTGGTCCTCAGTGACAACACGACCACCCGCGCGCGGTTCGACATCTACGAATCGGATGACTGGGCCGATGGGTACGACGTGGTGATTCACGACGAGTGCTCCGCCGATGTCACTGAAAAACCCTACGTCGGTCGCATCCTGAAACAACACCTCGACGGCGTTCCAGCAGTGAACCTTCACTGCGCGATGCACAGCTATCGTTGGGACGACTTCCGCAAACCCGTTCAGGACGGTGCCGACAACGCTGGCTGGTACGAAATGCTCGGACTTCAATCGACCGGTCACGGCCCTCGATTTCCGATCGATATCAAACACCTCGAGCAACACCCCATCACCGCCGGCATGGAAGACTGGACCACGATCGACGAAGAACTCTACAACAACATCCGCGTCTTTGACGGCGCCTCGGCACTGATCCAAGGCGTGCAAGAAACGCAGCCCAACAAGAAACAATTGAAGAAGAACCCCAACGCGAAACCGCAGGAAGCCACCGCCGTGGTTGCTTGGACCAACGAATACGGTCCCAACAAAACCCGGATCTTCAGCACATCGCTCGGTCACCAAAATGAAACCGTCGCCGATGCCCGCTACATGGACCTCGTCTCACGAGGCGTCCTCTGGGCTGCTGGCCAACTCGAGGAAGATGCCACCGCCTCAGGGAAGTGA